One Candidatus Thermoplasmatota archaeon genomic window, CAGAGTCATCCAGATCAAGGACAAGAGGAAGCGTCTCCAGCCCGGAAGAACTGAAGTCCTTGAGTCGTTGGAGAAGGGGGCGGAAGCCATGCCTGCCACCGCCGCGGAAATTGCAGGAATGGCGATGGAGCTACTGATGGCAGCTGATGGACCGACCAATGCGAACGAGAGGATAGTCTGGTACTACCATCGGTTGCTGGCATTCCTTTCGGCAAAGGCGAACATCGCGATAAGGACAAGCATGACTCACTGGGAAGTGGCCAGGATACTGAAGATACTCGGGTTCCCGGTCAGACCTGTAGATAGAGCCACGATCCTTTTCGAGCGCGCGCTGTACTCCGGCGCATTGCTCTCAGATGATGATGCGGTCATGATGAGCACGGCCCTCACTGACCTCGTGAGAGTCAAGCCAGCGGAGGGCTCGCATGCAGGTTAGAGTGCGAAGAGGGTTCGCTGCCGTGGGCGCGATTGCTATTGCCGTCGTCCTGCTCATAATCAGTATGGCCGCGCCAATAGTCTCCACTTCGGCCGACTTCTCCATATTCAATTCTGGATGGAACGGAACCAGCAAGCTGGCAATCCTGACATACAATGCCGGCAAGTTCGTTCCAGATTTCCAGGTCAGATCCACGGGGACTGAGATTACGATCACTCAGCTTGATCTTAACGAGATCAGCCTCGACCCGGCAACAAGCGCACTGGTCGTGATCGGCCCGGGAAAGACTTTCACCTCATCAGAAGGAGAGATTGTCGGGAATTTCGTAAGAAACGGAGGAGAGCTGCTGCTGGCGGACGACTTCGGGACAGGGAACAGTCTGCTCATCGGCATGGGAGCCGTCTCGAAGTTCTCGAACCAACTCGTTATGGATCTGTCGTTCGAGAAGCAGCCCGAGTTCTCCGTCGTCTTCGACCTCAGAACCGACCCAAGCACCAAGAACGTGAGTACCCTCCTGCTCAACTATCCCTCGTCATTGACGATCAGCGGAGATACAGAGGTCATCGCGTCCTCCAGCATCGCCAGCTGGCTAGACACGAACGGCAACAGGCTCCAGGAATGGGGAGAACCGAGGGGGCCATTCCCCATCGCGGCGCGGGAGCATCTCGGAACGGGCGTGATACTCTTGTTGTCCGACCCGAGCGTTCTCATCAACGGCATGGCAGGTCAAATGGACAACGGGATCTTCGGGGCCAACCTTATCGACGAGATCTGCAACGGGAGAACCGCGGTCTTCTTCGATGAGAGCCATCGCACATTCTTCGACCCGATCGCAGTGACGATGCAGTTCACTGGACAGGTGTCCGACAACGCGAAGGTCATGATCGCACTCCTAGCATTCTTCCTCACGCTGTGGATTTTCACCGACGTTGTCGATAAGACGGTAGCTTGGACTGTTCGGAAAATCAAAGCTGGGCTTAACACAATCTCGGAGGCGCTCGGACTGAGATTCTTCCGGAAAGAGGCTCCTTCTCCGCCAAAGGCCATGAGCAAAGAGGAGCTTCTCGAGAAGTCTATGCAGGAGCATCCCGAGTGGCGGACGGGGCTTGTCAGGTACCTGCTGCGAGAGAGAGAGCGACACGGCAAGATGCTCGAGCAGAAATAATCACGAAAGGACTAGCCAGACGCGTCTGAGCACTACCACAACAAAGAGCACAAGGCCGGCATAGATGAAGAAGTCCATGCGCTGCCGAATCTCTTTTGTCAGAAAGCCGTCCGTGAGCTCTCTTATCACCAGAAGACCGATGAGCTCAAGAGTGGCCAGGACCTCGATGCCGGCGGACAACGAGATCAGGATGGAGATGATGGTCCATACGAGCATGCTGATGAATATCTTGTGTGATACCAGCAAAGTGCGCACCTGTCGTAGCTGAAGACCTTACTCGTCCTCTACAGGGACTCGAAATGAGGGAACGCTCTATAATATCCTGTCCTCGGATGCGCTACATTTCATATAGAGTAATATGTTTCACAGTGGAGCAGTCATGGCAGAGAGCGAAAGACGGACCTGGAGATTCCACTTCGAGGTCCGAGACAGACCGTACGACCTTCTAGCTTGCATGGTGCTCGCACTCATCCTCATAACGCTTGTGTATCTTGCGCCAGACAACGCAGTGAGGCAGGTCCTTGGCCTCATCTTCGTCCTCTTCCTGCCAGGATATGCTGCTACCGCGGCGCTGTTTCCCGAGAATGACCAGATCGACGGCATCGAGAGAGTCGCGCTGAGCTTCGGTCTGAGCATTGCTATCGTGCCCCTGATCGGTCTCGCGCTCAACTTCACACCCTGGGGGATCAGACTGGACCCGATACTCGCTACTGTGTCTGCTTTCATCATCGGTATCTCACTTGTGGGATGGTACCGAAGGACGCGCCTTCCCGCAGACGAGAGGTTCGCGATCGTTGTCAACTTCGAGATGGACTTCAGGGGCATGCCGCTCGTCGACAAGATCCTCACAATCGGAATCGTGGTGATGCTGATAGCATCGGTCGTGGTGCTCGCATGGGCCATAACGACCCCGAGAGTGGGGGAGAGGTTCACGCAGCTGGCGATCCTCGGCCCGGGTGGGATGGCCACCGACTACCCCAGAAACCTGACCGTCGGGCAGGACGCGACCGTCCTCCTGACCATCAAGTCGTTCGAGCATAGGGCGCAGAACTACACGCTCATGATCGTGCTCACGAACAGCACGGACAATTCGACTGTCGTTTCGCTATACTCCATAGACTGGGCTCAGACCCATGCGCTCGCCCCCCATGTTGGCATCGCACAGAACTTCACGCTTCAGCATCTGCAGTTCTACAACCAGACCTTCGACTTCGACTTGACAGCTCCAGGCACGTGGAAGCTCCAGTTCCTTCTCTACACCGAAGGCCAGCCTCTGACCCAGGATGCTTACCGAGAGGTCCACTTGTGGCTGAATGTCGCGTAGTCTACTGAGCGGGCTCAACCTTCAGACATCTCAATCTCCTGAATCGATGGGCATTTGACATCCCCATATGAACAGAAGACGCAACAGTCACCCTGCTTCGGATTCAGGATATGCCCGCAGTTCTTGCACTGGTAGACGATTTGGCAATAATCCGCCGGCATTCGCTCAGTGCTCTTGAAACCACATTTGGGACAGGTGATTGTTGACTCGTACTTGATATCCTTCGCCATCCTGATTCCTCGGATTCGGTTCTGTCCAAAGTCGGGTGGTAAGACTTCGGAGGTTGGCTGTCGGCCCCCCGGCACTACATGTAGTCCGCCAGGTATAATAAAGGGATGATTCTGAAGGACTAGATGCTGTTCAAAGGGGTCGTCTTTCGTCTTGATTCCGGCCTTCCGGTGGACGCGAGGTTCCTTCTCGAGGATTTCAGGCTGGCCGTCAACAACGCAGTCCGGACAGGACTTCAGGCGCGTGTGACTTCTAGGAACGCCCTATCGAGGCTGGCCTACAAGGACTTCCGGGAGGAGCACCCGAAGATGTATGCCAAGCACCTCGTTTCCGCCCTCGGAGTCGCGGCTGGGATTCTGAAGAACCATCGCAGATTGGTCAGGAAAGGAGCTGCTCGCAACA contains:
- a CDS encoding DUF4350 domain-containing protein, with the protein product MQVRVRRGFAAVGAIAIAVVLLIISMAAPIVSTSADFSIFNSGWNGTSKLAILTYNAGKFVPDFQVRSTGTEITITQLDLNEISLDPATSALVVIGPGKTFTSSEGEIVGNFVRNGGELLLADDFGTGNSLLIGMGAVSKFSNQLVMDLSFEKQPEFSVVFDLRTDPSTKNVSTLLLNYPSSLTISGDTEVIASSSIASWLDTNGNRLQEWGEPRGPFPIAAREHLGTGVILLLSDPSVLINGMAGQMDNGIFGANLIDEICNGRTAVFFDESHRTFFDPIAVTMQFTGQVSDNAKVMIALLAFFLTLWIFTDVVDKTVAWTVRKIKAGLNTISEALGLRFFRKEAPSPPKAMSKEELLEKSMQEHPEWRTGLVRYLLRERERHGKMLEQK
- a CDS encoding DUF1616 domain-containing protein, which encodes MAESERRTWRFHFEVRDRPYDLLACMVLALILITLVYLAPDNAVRQVLGLIFVLFLPGYAATAALFPENDQIDGIERVALSFGLSIAIVPLIGLALNFTPWGIRLDPILATVSAFIIGISLVGWYRRTRLPADERFAIVVNFEMDFRGMPLVDKILTIGIVVMLIASVVVLAWAITTPRVGERFTQLAILGPGGMATDYPRNLTVGQDATVLLTIKSFEHRAQNYTLMIVLTNSTDNSTVVSLYSIDWAQTHALAPHVGIAQNFTLQHLQFYNQTFDFDLTAPGTWKLQFLLYTEGQPLTQDAYREVHLWLNVA